From a single Lolium rigidum isolate FL_2022 chromosome 7, APGP_CSIRO_Lrig_0.1, whole genome shotgun sequence genomic region:
- the LOC124669977 gene encoding uncharacterized protein LOC124669977: MSLRYMISRVGARAAQAVREGTATARSVKDRAQQQSASSMARTTRTPTAAQTVESGTGRASSAAMARKAAEEERRRRAAEESLRTVMFLSFWGPNT, from the coding sequence ATGAGCCTGAGGTACATGATCAGCAGGGTGGGCGCGCGGGCGGCGCAGGCCGTGCGGGagggcaccgccaccgccaggtCCGTCAAGGACAGGGCGCAGCAGCAATCGGCATCGTCCATGGCGAGGACGACCAGGACGCCGACCGCGGCACAGACGGTGGAGTCGGGGACGGGGAGGGCGAGCTCCGCGGCCATGGCGAGgaaggcggccgaggaggagaggcggaggagggcggcggaggAGTCGCTGCGCACCGTCATGTTCCTCTCCTTCTGGGGCCCAAACACTTGA